The Pyrus communis chromosome 14, drPyrComm1.1, whole genome shotgun sequence sequence tttttggcCTATGCCCCTTTAAcctcttcggttggagatggtatttTGTCAaagggctatgtttggcctatgactCTTTGGccctctcggttggagatggtataaaatatggcattatactattcattaaaatataatttttgcaGGGCTACAGGGTTAAACATAGCTCTTTGGCTCTCATTCGATTGGAGATAGCCTGAAGGTCGGCCGGGAGCTAGGGAATCTTGTTGCCAGAAGCTGACAAGGATTAGGATACGGCAATGAAGTACATGCGTATTAATTTTCGATTGCGCACAACACTTATGTCAGTGCGCCGCTTCTTCTTGTAGGTGCTCACCTTCTTTCTTTTGGCGCACTAGCTCCATCTCCTAGGCTGCAAAGTTTCTTGCCTTCCATTACCCAACCCCGTCCATTAGCAACTGTAGAGACACCTTTGGATCATGTCTTAGCTCCTTCATAGGCATGTTTAGTTGATGTTGGAAGAGGTTGGTGAGATATTCgttcttcttctgcatcataaaagcctacaacaacaaaaaaaaaaaaaaaagaaaaaaaaaaaaaaaccaattaagaTTATCAATCAGAATTTAAATCTTATTTattgtaatgaaattgacaatCAAAACATAGAGGGTGATACTTACAAAAATGTGGTTCCCGATTCCGTTGCCATAATGGGCATGCGTCTCCCGCCAAACCTCCAGGAAAGGCGAACCAGTAGCCCCCAATTTTTTCACGACACACACCACCCACCACAATTTCCAACCCTCAATTTCcgttttctttcatttcattttttaccTGTGAAGAATTTATGCTTAATTGGAGCTGAATTTGTAATGTTTAAGCTTGTTGGTAATTTTTGGTGTGAAGTTTCAACTTCAGTCCCAAAACCCCTACAACgtcccctcttctctctcttccacaCTCGCTCCCTCTCACCCCACAAAGACAAACCCACCAGTTGGAACACAACCCACACTTCAGTTCGAACAAACCCACTACTCTCCCTGTTCGAAACATGCAAATCCATGTCCCAGCTGAAGCAAATCCAATCCCAGATGATCCTTACCGGTTTAATCTCCGATGGGTTCGCTTCGAGCCACCTTATCGCCTTTTGCGCGCTTTCAGAGTCTCGAAATCTTGATTATTGTATCAGGGTTTTATGCAATGTGCAGCACCCAAATGCGTTCTCGTGGAATGCGGCCATTAGAGGGTATTCGGAGAGCAAAAATCCGAGGGAAGCGATTGTATTGTATAAGAAAATGTTGAGGAATGGTGGGTCGAGACCGGATAATTATACTTACCCGTTATTGATAAAAGTTTGTGCTAATTTATCGTTGAGTTTTGTGGGTGGTGAGGTTCTTGGGCATGTGATGCAATTGGGTTTGTATTTGGATATGTTTGTTCACAATGCTGTGATTCATATGCTTGTTTCGTGCAGAGAATTGGAGGCTGCACagaaggtgtttgatgaaaGTTGTGTGAGAGATTTGGTTTCTTGGAATTCTTTGATTAATGGGTATGTCCGATGTGGGTTGGCATGCGAGGCGTTGAGGATTTATCGGGAAATGGAGGTGGAAGGAGTGATGCCGGATGAAGTTACAATGATTGGGGTGGTTTCTTCGTGTGCTCAACTTGAAGATTTGAGTATCGGGAGACAATTTCATTGGTTGATTGAAGAAAGTGGACTAAGTTTGACTATTCCTCTTGCTAATGTGCTTATGGACATGTATGTGAAGTGTGGGAATCTTGAGGTTGCTCGAGCTTTATTTGacaatatgaaaaagaaaactatTGTCTCATGGACTACAATGATATTTGGATATGCCAAATACGGGTTTCTGGAAATTGCTCGCAGGCTTTTGTATGAGATTCCGGAGAAGAATGTCGTGCCATGGAATGCAATGATTAGCGGCTATGTCCAAGCCAAGCATGGGAAAGAAGCTCTGGCTCTGTTTCATGAAATGCAAGCAAGAAATATACGTCCTAATGAAATAACCATGGTTGGCTGCTTATCTGCATGCTCACAAATTGGAGCACTTGAGGTCGGAATATGGATTCACCATTATATTGAGAAACAGGCTCTTTCGTTAAATGTTGCATTGGGGACTGCCCTTGTCGACATGTATGCTAAATGTGGGAACATCACAGAGGCTCTCAAGGTTTTCTGGGACATGCCAGGAAGAAACTCTCTGACTTGGACAGCTATTATTTGTGGTCTTGCCCATAACGGACATGCACATGATGCCATAACTTACTTTGCAGAGATGATCAAAACAGGATTGGA is a genomic window containing:
- the LOC137716451 gene encoding pentatricopeptide repeat-containing protein At2g22410, mitochondrial; this encodes MFKLVGNFWCEVSTSVPKPLQRPLFSLFHTRSLSPHKDKPTSWNTTHTSVRTNPLLSLFETCKSMSQLKQIQSQMILTGLISDGFASSHLIAFCALSESRNLDYCIRVLCNVQHPNAFSWNAAIRGYSESKNPREAIVLYKKMLRNGGSRPDNYTYPLLIKVCANLSLSFVGGEVLGHVMQLGLYLDMFVHNAVIHMLVSCRELEAAQKVFDESCVRDLVSWNSLINGYVRCGLACEALRIYREMEVEGVMPDEVTMIGVVSSCAQLEDLSIGRQFHWLIEESGLSLTIPLANVLMDMYVKCGNLEVARALFDNMKKKTIVSWTTMIFGYAKYGFLEIARRLLYEIPEKNVVPWNAMISGYVQAKHGKEALALFHEMQARNIRPNEITMVGCLSACSQIGALEVGIWIHHYIEKQALSLNVALGTALVDMYAKCGNITEALKVFWDMPGRNSLTWTAIICGLAHNGHAHDAITYFAEMIKTGLEPDEITFLGVLSACCHGGLVEEGRKYISLMKSKFNLCPKVKHYSCMVDLLGRAGLLHEAEELINSMPMKAGAGVWGALFFACYVHKNVLMGERAASKLLELDPLDGGIYILLGKIYRESHMWEKAEKIQNLMKERGVEKSPGCSSIEVNGIVYEFIVRDKSHPQSKHIYDCLIELTRQMDLYLPNI